One genomic segment of Diceros bicornis minor isolate mBicDic1 chromosome 25, mDicBic1.mat.cur, whole genome shotgun sequence includes these proteins:
- the ADM2 gene encoding protein ADM2: MARLLTVTLGCISLLYLQLPGTLSRRPARPREPPARNPSSGLQPWHPAPQPAVWKLRQAFQPQRSASLASAMGQPLRDGPRRHLGPRRPQAQLLRVGCVLGTCQVQNLSHRLWQLVGSAGPRDSAPVDPSSPHSYG, encoded by the exons ATGGCCCGGCTCCTGACCGTCACCCTCGGTTGCATCAGCCTCCTCTACCTGCAGCTCCCGGGCACGCTGTCCCGGCGGCCCGCCAGACCGAG GGAGCCCCCAGCCCGGAACCCTTCCAGTGGCCTGCAGCCCTGGCACCCTGCACCCCAGCCTGCGGTCTGGAAGCTACGCCAGGCCTTCCAGCCACAGAGGAGTGCCAGCCTGGCCTCCGCTATGGGTCAGCCTCTCCGGGATGGCCCCCGCCGACACTTGGGCCCCCGCAGGCCCCAAGCCCAGCTCCTGCGGGTAGGCTGTGTGCTGGGCACCTGCCAAGTACAGAACCTTAGCCATCGCCTATGGCAGCTGGTCGGGTCGGCCGGCCCACGGGACTCAGCCCCCGTGGACCCCAGCAGCCCCCACAGCTATGGCTGA